A DNA window from Linepithema humile isolate Giens D197 chromosome 6, Lhum_UNIL_v1.0, whole genome shotgun sequence contains the following coding sequences:
- the LOC105671295 gene encoding uncharacterized protein: MTSTCGKGKTHAMMNSGGYYRPGPYAYQSDYYLAPRSTCSRVSVARMNDNATWKFGSAMLIITAMLVLVAVLAIAGLALWMGAFRTDSRNAMIGFTCSFRIVKGERYNPMLKLNTSMVFREKEQKFRNIFELLFRRSVLGSSYKRTAIDKFENGVLKIFFRLYLDRRKIPRSITNVEDIIQDIIVKETYSISSLFKDMELDLTSVSVKRINQENVVSQKQEQKHAMITKNGLLRPNRNSSLITNSKPKTKPIRTDSNEVDIDFNNIPTIQGTYRATKVNITAENMTKATTELMADTKSAVKRVSLHEETATSNKLRTSTSKPSTSFVKSTIAMLNEDKLNEKRKDEIKTTSPRTTIVQSDLNTFQDVHNSDFETSPWKPIIPGYINTEFKLLPNHDVTKTSQTESSTQKIVSSTSDNVLPDVEISSTSAVSASFLESINFRDVPGMNTFDADNTGFPRDRIVPEKDVAISKLENNEKPDIEIAGQLPSETYTVKLKASSTKHDGNDKVTSSLETSTTRISENISVNDNALFQEKHRVSNATHTHAHKTEEKLDQLSTMIIDNVGLRRDEEIASESPTSGIGVAEPVPDTEIELEAKNRRSDIVILSESEEKDTLQDRKVNPQQPIYTSYNTPDLNGGIHMSSLIENSATMKPFRHTIPVDKITSVLNYNDNAPVRNFADLPGSDDVSSKVKSNALENKIITPLLDSGRIVEMETTVTEHDNVQLPSYELIASTEPNVMQITNDDEPSRFNVTESYLEPKLVTKEDGKKSMSRNSTFVEIDIVKHTPGQLEKNSESYADEVAANDTQHNAAPRKKVYNDTLKAYVVENFVTLTPIKSNTGVERLIRSRPKIDSPADETTLLEREELSPLFLFSMRNNTEKEDITNIESTIPKHFSSHEIQLDPARSNEKKSSNLNSTIVEQIVEVVTSISTKVSSSIKGDPVILKFIIANSTLPHPISERTLTSSSGVHEASRSFGAAIETTEKVLPSTSKRPSNVRTMQMSDRKILTLEENRALLEKLMQFAEIRTDSDAQITRNNLNASATLLPQNPNAPLNINELKKIADVVTGNETLRNTSSGYTMSRDGVEIFTKVLNKMENRTDETHAMSTIRKISKTSSDDNCVGFLCGDGKCLDSSAICNMLMECSGAEDEANCTCADFLRAQQLYQKICDGVADCYDFSDENDCDWCKEGQFVCGNSKSCIDPDKICNGVNDCVDGEDEKKCTALIDDEPEEDTTELPETERVFAKIFPKNYSGRAAAELHSEEETTESSPINTTTMYIVPDDKSERLMHERGNFSSTLTDQEFTRNGDVNKVAVVSSRETSSSILRNDLIPENNLHAKSNRTFPIANVVSREEINSYNDKGFLTIRKNGKWGKVCLSGINNFSEEKRPTLSIEDLARSACKAITYQDYETAEKVLDHKSPNNFYYTLLYNDKSSDRTALSFKESDSCPSGEILKVQCKNFECGIRTQATSTARIVGGASSSIGNWPWQIALYKQGKYQCGGALINERWVISAAHCFYRAEDGYWVARIGATRKGSFRSPHEQLLRVDYISLHPDYVDNGFVNDIAVVRLERAVIFSDHIRPVCLPTAPVNSGTICFVTGWGQTNEFNRVFPDTLQEVQLPVISTEDCRRKTLFLPLYRITSGMLCAGFENGGKDACLGDSGGPLVCLASSFESRYVLQGITSNGYGCGRRERPGVYTKIHHFLNYIDRVVTQKDIQPSAAKVCKGYRCPLGECLPKSHICNGFLECSDGSDERDCPMTSQ, encoded by the exons AGCGACTATTATCTGGCGCCGAGATCCACATGTTCCAGAGTATCGGTAGCACGGATGAACGATAACGCTACATGGAAATTTGGCAGTGCCATGTTAATTATAACTGCTATGCTGGTGTTGGTCGCGGTTTTGGCCATCGCCGGATTAGCTCTGTGGATGGGTG ctTTTCGAACAGATTCTAGAAACG CAATGATTGGATTCACTTGCAGCTTTAGAATAGTTAAAGGCGAAAGATATAATCCTATGTTAAAGCTAAACACGAGCATGGTTTTCCGAgagaaagaacaaaaatttagaaatatc TTCGAGCTTCTGTTTAGGAGAAGTGTACTCGGTTCATCTTACAAGCGAACAGCGATAGATAAGTTTGAGAACGGtgtcttgaaaattttcttcagATTGTATCTCGATCGAAGGAAGATACCTCGCTCGATCACAAATGTCGAAGACATTATCCAAGATATTATTGTCAAAGAGACATACTCAATTTCATCTTTGTTCAAAGATATGGAATTGGATCTCACGTCCGTGTCAGTGAAAA GAATAAATCAAGAAAATGTCGTAAGTCAGAAGCAGGAACAAAAACATGCTATGATCACAAAAAACGGTCTATTACGGCCGAACAGAAATAGCAGCTTGATCACAAATTCGAAGCCGAAAACAAAACCAATCAGAACCGATTCCAATGAAGTAGATATAGATTTTAACAACATCCCGACCATTCAGGGAACCTACAGAGCAACGAAAGTTAACATTACTGCGGAAAATATGACGAAAGCAACAACTGAATTAATGGCAGATACCAAAAGTGCTGTTAAAAGAGTGTCTTTGCATGAAGAAACCGCTACATCGAACAAACTTCGAACATCGACGAGCAAACCTTCGACGTCTTTTGTAAAATCAACGATAGCTATGCTCAATGAGGATAAATTGAACGAAAAGCGAAAggatgaaataaaaactacGTCACCAAGAACCACAATTGTTCAAAGTGATTTGAACACTTTTCAAGATGTCCATAATTCTGATTTCGAAACTTCACCATGGAAACCAATTATACCGGGATATATTAACACAGAATTCAAGTTGCTGCCTAATCATGATGTCACAAAAACCTCTCAGACGGAGTCGAGCACGCAGAAAATCGTCTCCTCGACGAGCGATAACGTGCTGCCCGATGTTGAAATCAGCTCAACATCCGCGGTATCGGCATCATTTTTGGAATCCATCAACTTTCGCGATGTGCCTGGAATGAATACTTTTGACGCGGACAATACAGGTTTTCCACGTGATAGAATCGTTCCAGAGAAAGATGTAGCAATATCTAAACTAGAGAATAACGAGAAGCCGGATATCGAAATAGCTGGACAATTGCCTTCAGAAACGTATACTGTCAAGTTAAAAGCCTCGTCAACAAAACACGATGGCAACGATAAAGTAACCTCTAGCTTGGAAACTTCGACAACCAGAATTTCCGAAAATATTTCAGTGAATGACAATGCATTGTTTCAGGAAAAGCATCGAGTCTCAAATGCTActcacacgcacgcacataaAACCGAGGAAAAACTTGATCAATTGTCAACGATGATAATTGACAATGTCGGATTACGTCGCGATGAAGAAATTGCAAGTGAATCGCCTACAAGCGGTATTGGCGTAGCGGAGCCTGTGCCGGATACGGAAATTGAATTGGAAGCAAAGAATCGACGCAGCGACATTGTGATATTGAGCGAGAGTGAAGAAAAGGACACCTTGCAGGACAGAAAAGTTAATCCGCAGCAACCGATTTATACCAGCTACAATACTCCTGACTTGAATGGAGGTATTCATATGTCAAGCCTAATCGAAAATTCTGCGACTATGAAACCTTTTCGACACACAATACCCGTTGACAAAATTACGTCCGTCTTAAATTATAACGACAACGCTCCCGTTCGTAATTTTGCTGATTTGCCTGGTTCGGATGATGTAAGTAGCAAAGTGAAATCAAACGCgttggaaaataaaatcataacgCCGTTACTAGATTCCGGGAGAATCGTCGAAATGGAAACTACTGTTACAGAGCACGACAATGTTCAACTCCCAAGTTACGAACTGATCGCATCAACAGAGCCGAACGTCATGCAAATCACAAACGATGATGAACCCTCGCGCTTTAACGTTACAGAGAGTTACTTGGAGCCAAAATTGGTCACCAAAGAGGACGGTAAAAAAAGTATGTCGAGAAATTCGACGTTTGTCGAAATCGACATTGTCAAGCACACGCCTGGTCAATTAGAAAAGAATTCGGAATCATACGCGGATGAAGTGGCGGCCAACGATACGCAGCACAATGCCGCGCCGCGGAAGAAAGTTTACAATGACACCTTAAAAGCGTACGTGGTGGAAAATTTCGTGACGCTAACACCTATCAAGAGTAACACGGGAGTTGAAAGACTAATACGATCGAGACCAAAGATTGACTCCCCCGCTGATGAAACGACTCTTTTGGAAAGGGAAGAACTGTCacctctttttttattcagcatGCGCAATAATACAGAAAAGGAGGATATAACAAATATCGAATCTACCATCCCCAAACATTTCTCCTCGCATGAGATTCAGTTGGATCCCGCGAGATCCAACGAAAAGAAATCATCAAATCTCAACAGTACTATAGTCGAACAGATAGTTGAGGTCGTGACTTCCATCAGTACCAAAGTATCGTCCAGCATCAAGGGCGATCCGGTCATTTTAAAATTCATCATCGCCAATTCTACTCTTCCTCATCCAATTAGCGAGAGAACTTTGACATCGAGCAGCGGCGTGCACGAGGCGAGTAGATCCTTCGGGGCGGCCATTGAAACAACGGAAAAAGTGTTGCCGTCGACTTCGAAACGGCCGTCAAATGTGAGAACAATGCAGATGTcggatagaaaaatattgacacTCGAGGAGAACAGAGCTCTCTTGGAGAAGCTCATGCAATTCGCTGAAATTAGGACGGATAGTGACGCACAAATCACGAGGAACAATTTAAATGCTAGCGCGACGTTACTACCTCAGAATCCTAATGCGCCGTTGAATATCAATGAGTTAAAGAAGATAGCCGACGTCGTAACTGGAAACGAGACCTTAAGGAACACGAGTTCAGGATATACAATGAGTCGCGATGGTGTGGAAATATTCACCAAGGTCCTTAATAAGATGGAAAATCGGACAGACGAGACACACGCAATGTCAACAATCCGAAAAATCAGCAAGACTTCCTCCGACG ATAATTGCGTCGGTTTCCTATGCGGAGACGGAAAATGCTTAGACTCTAGCGCGATTTGTAACATGTTGATGGAATGCTCTGGCGCGGAAGACGAGGCCAATTGCACGTGCGCCGACTTTCTCAGAGCACAGCAGTTGTATCAGAAGATTTGCGACGGTGTCGCGGACTGCTATGATTTTTCGGATGAAAACGATTGTG aTTGGTGCAAAGAAGGTCAATTCGTATGCGGCAATAGCAAATCGTGCATTGACCCGGATAAAATTTGCAACGGTGTCAATGATTGTGTCGACGGggaagatgaaaaaaaatgcactGCTCTGATAGACGACGAGCCCGAAGAAGACACTACCGAACTACCGGAGACTGAGCGTGTCTTTGcgaaaatttttccaaaaaattacTCCGGAAGGGCGGCCGCGGAACTTCATTCTGAGGAAGAAACAACTGAATCATCTCCTATAAATACAACTACAATGTACATCGTTCCCGACGATAAATCTGAAAGATTAATGCATGAAAGAGGCAACTTTTCCTCAACGTTAACCGATCAAGAATTCACTCGGAATGGAGATGTCAACAAAGTCGCAGTTGTCTCCAGCAGAGAAACTTCTTCGAGCATCTTGAGAAACGACTTGATTCCTGAGAATAATTTGCACGCCAAAAGCAACCGAACTTTTCCAATTGCAAATGTTGTCTCTCGTGAAGAAATCAATAGTTACAATGATAAAGGATTTCTAACAATACGAAAGAACGGAAAGTGGGGAAAGGTTTGTTTAAGtggcataaataatttttctgagGAGAAACGACCTACATTGTCTATCGAGGATTTAGCGCGATCCGCTTGCAAAGCTATCACGTATCA AGATTACGAAACGGCGGAAAAAGTGCTGGACCACAAGTCaccgaataatttttattatactttgttATACAATGACAAGTCATCGGATAGAACAGCTCTGTCCTTTAAAGAGTCCGATTCCTGTCCGAGTGGCGAGATTCTGAAAGTACagtgtaaaaattttgagtGCGGAATAAGGACTCAGGCAACTTCGACGGCAAG GATTGTTGGCGGCGCTAGTAGCTCTATAGGCAACTGGCCGTGGCAAATTGCCTTGTACAAGCAAGGAAAGTACCAATGCGGCGGAGCGCTGATCAACGAACGCTGGGTCATTTCAGCCGCCCACTGCTTTTACCG CGCGGAGGATGGCTACTGGGTCGCGAGAATCGGTGCGACTCGTAAAGGAAGTTTTCGCAGTCCGCACGAGCAGTTGTTGCGAGTGGATTACATATCGTTACATCCGGATTACGTCGATAATGGCTTTGTGAACGACATAGCTGTGGTGAGACTCGAAAGAGCAGTCATCTTTAGCGATCATATTAGACCAGTTTGTCTTCCTACGGCACCCGTCAATTCGGGTACAATATGCTTCGTGACCGGCTGGGGTCAAACCAACGAGTTCAATCGAGTGTTTC ctGATACTTTGCAAGAAGTACAATTGCCAGTGATATCGACAGAAGATTGTCGACGAAAGACTTTGTTCTTGCCACTTTATAGAATTACGTCAGGCATGCTTTGCGCGGGATTTGAAAACGGTGGGAAAGATGCTTGCTTAG gtGATAGTGGTGGTCCTTTAGTATGTTTGGCATCTTCATTCGAAAGTCGTTATGTATTGCAAG GAATTACATCTAACGGCTACGGGTGCGGTAGACGAGAACGGCCGGGCGTGTACACAAAGATCCATCACTTTCTCAATTACATCGATCGTGTCGTCACGCAAAAAGACATCCAACCTTCCGCAGCAAAAGTCTGCAAAGGCTACAGATGCCCTCTCGGCGAATGTTTGCCCAAGTCTCACATCTGTAACGGATTTCTAGAATGCTCCGATGGTAGCGACGAGCGAGATTGTCCCATGACTTCGCAATAA